The following are from one region of the Cinclus cinclus chromosome 7, bCinCin1.1, whole genome shotgun sequence genome:
- the TCTN3 gene encoding tectonic-3 isoform X3 → MTDPALDAASYYRDFTVLKVPINDAVMQSVKVNVTAVSPPGSPQMKDNTCTNVVSEFKVSNISGNSRSSLQQHFTVHFWTRTLSHMLLRSGNPGYITGAPLLIANSGAVQHMSILRSESDGSCSQFLRHMVQFGRNMRTGCKISLSPVLEDSNCSYMQQKLYKAFWGMNRTGDFAITGSAHSTQAEEWMTVLIQNCSVQAVNCTSCCMVPVTLEVQILWTKVGLLSNPQAQILGARHFYQCHPLRFLNMSTVPVATVVTFTDMTDWPEPPRGQPQRHWKLPFDIFFPFKIALNVERSYRGDLAGYLLLILIIYGIFCF, encoded by the exons ATGACTGACCCTGCCCTAGATGCTGCTTCCTACTACCGTGACTTCACTGTGCTAAAG GTCCCAATTAATGACGCTGTTATGCAGTCCGTGAAG GTAAATGTCACTGCAGTCTCACCACCTGGGTCTCCCCAGATGAAAGACAACACATGCACCAATGTTGTTTCTGAG TTCAAAGTGAGCAACATCTCTGGGAACTCCAGatcctctctgcagcagcacttcacTGTTCACTTCTGG ACCAGGACTCTTTCTCATATGTTGCTGAGAAGTGGAAACCCTGGCTATATCACTGGAGCACCACTGTTGATTGCAAACAGTGGTGCCGTGCAACAT ATGAGCATATTAAGGAGTGAAAGTGATGGAAGTTGTTCACAGTTCCTCAGACACATGGTACAATTTGGAAGGAATATGAGAACAGGCTGCAAAATCAG cCTATCCCCAGTACTGGAAGACAGTAACTGTAGTTACATGCAGCAGAAGTTATACAAGGCTTTTTGGGGGATGAACAGAACAGGAGACTTTGCCATAACCGGCAGTGCTCATTCAACCCAGGCAGAAGAGTGGATGACTGTTCTGATTCAGAACTGCAGTGTGCAG gctgTGAATTGCACTTCCTGTTGTATGGTTCCTGTGACCCTGGAGGTACAGATACTGTGGACTAAAGTGGGCCTCCTGTCCAACCCACAGGCTCAAATACTGGGTGCACGGCACTTTTACCAGTGTCACCCCCTCAGG TTTCTAAACATGAGCACGGTACCTGTGGCAACTGTTGTTACCTTCACTGACATGACAGATTGGCCAGAACCTCCACGAGGCCAGCCCCAAAGGCACTGGAAACTCCCATTTGACATCTTTTTCCCATTCAAGATAGCCCTGAATGTAGAAAGAAGTTACAGAGGTGATCTGGCTGGGTATTTATTGTTGATTCTAATAATATAtggtattttctgcttttga
- the TCTN3 gene encoding tectonic-3 isoform X2 — MTDPALDAASYYRDFTVLKVNVTAVSPPGSPQMKDNTCTNVVSEVIYELEYSGTSGIQSVSVQFKVSNISGNSRSSLQQHFTVHFWTRTLSHMLLRSGNPGYITGAPLLIANSGAVQHMSILRSESDGSCSQFLRHMVQFGRNMRTGCKISLSPVLEDSNCSYMQQKLYKAFWGMNRTGDFAITGSAHSTQAEEWMTVLIQNCSVQAVNCTSCCMVPVTLEVQILWTKVGLLSNPQAQILGARHFYQCHPLRFLNMSTVPVATVVTFTDMTDWPEPPRGQPQRHWKLPFDIFFPFKIALNVERSYRGDLAGYLLLILIIYGIFCF, encoded by the exons ATGACTGACCCTGCCCTAGATGCTGCTTCCTACTACCGTGACTTCACTGTGCTAAAG GTAAATGTCACTGCAGTCTCACCACCTGGGTCTCCCCAGATGAAAGACAACACATGCACCAATGTTGTTTCTGAG GTGATCTACGAGTTAGAATATAGTGGCACAAGTGGGATTCAGAGTGTTTCTGTTCAGTTCAAAGTGAGCAACATCTCTGGGAACTCCAGatcctctctgcagcagcacttcacTGTTCACTTCTGG ACCAGGACTCTTTCTCATATGTTGCTGAGAAGTGGAAACCCTGGCTATATCACTGGAGCACCACTGTTGATTGCAAACAGTGGTGCCGTGCAACAT ATGAGCATATTAAGGAGTGAAAGTGATGGAAGTTGTTCACAGTTCCTCAGACACATGGTACAATTTGGAAGGAATATGAGAACAGGCTGCAAAATCAG cCTATCCCCAGTACTGGAAGACAGTAACTGTAGTTACATGCAGCAGAAGTTATACAAGGCTTTTTGGGGGATGAACAGAACAGGAGACTTTGCCATAACCGGCAGTGCTCATTCAACCCAGGCAGAAGAGTGGATGACTGTTCTGATTCAGAACTGCAGTGTGCAG gctgTGAATTGCACTTCCTGTTGTATGGTTCCTGTGACCCTGGAGGTACAGATACTGTGGACTAAAGTGGGCCTCCTGTCCAACCCACAGGCTCAAATACTGGGTGCACGGCACTTTTACCAGTGTCACCCCCTCAGG TTTCTAAACATGAGCACGGTACCTGTGGCAACTGTTGTTACCTTCACTGACATGACAGATTGGCCAGAACCTCCACGAGGCCAGCCCCAAAGGCACTGGAAACTCCCATTTGACATCTTTTTCCCATTCAAGATAGCCCTGAATGTAGAAAGAAGTTACAGAGGTGATCTGGCTGGGTATTTATTGTTGATTCTAATAATATAtggtattttctgcttttga
- the TCTN3 gene encoding tectonic-3 isoform X1: MLRQPVKMGPSGLCVDGNPAGFLDSKSTSCTRIFANLSKSCMTDPALDAASYYRDFTVLKVPINDAVMQSVKVNVTAVSPPGSPQMKDNTCTNVVSEVIYELEYSGTSGIQSVSVQFKVSNISGNSRSSLQQHFTVHFWTRTLSHMLLRSGNPGYITGAPLLIANSGAVQHMSILRSESDGSCSQFLRHMVQFGRNMRTGCKISLSPVLEDSNCSYMQQKLYKAFWGMNRTGDFAITGSAHSTQAEEWMTVLIQNCSVQAVNCTSCCMVPVTLEVQILWTKVGLLSNPQAQILGARHFYQCHPLRFLNMSTVPVATVVTFTDMTDWPEPPRGQPQRHWKLPFDIFFPFKIALNVERSYRGDLAGYLLLILIIYGIFCF; the protein is encoded by the exons ATGCTTAGACAGCCAGTAAAAATGGGACCCAGTGGACTTTGCGTTGATGGAAATCCTGCTG GCTTCCTGGACAGTAAAAGCACAAGCTGTACTCGTATTTTTGCCAACTTGAGCAAGAGCTGCATGACTGACCCTGCCCTAGATGCTGCTTCCTACTACCGTGACTTCACTGTGCTAAAG GTCCCAATTAATGACGCTGTTATGCAGTCCGTGAAG GTAAATGTCACTGCAGTCTCACCACCTGGGTCTCCCCAGATGAAAGACAACACATGCACCAATGTTGTTTCTGAG GTGATCTACGAGTTAGAATATAGTGGCACAAGTGGGATTCAGAGTGTTTCTGTTCAGTTCAAAGTGAGCAACATCTCTGGGAACTCCAGatcctctctgcagcagcacttcacTGTTCACTTCTGG ACCAGGACTCTTTCTCATATGTTGCTGAGAAGTGGAAACCCTGGCTATATCACTGGAGCACCACTGTTGATTGCAAACAGTGGTGCCGTGCAACAT ATGAGCATATTAAGGAGTGAAAGTGATGGAAGTTGTTCACAGTTCCTCAGACACATGGTACAATTTGGAAGGAATATGAGAACAGGCTGCAAAATCAG cCTATCCCCAGTACTGGAAGACAGTAACTGTAGTTACATGCAGCAGAAGTTATACAAGGCTTTTTGGGGGATGAACAGAACAGGAGACTTTGCCATAACCGGCAGTGCTCATTCAACCCAGGCAGAAGAGTGGATGACTGTTCTGATTCAGAACTGCAGTGTGCAG gctgTGAATTGCACTTCCTGTTGTATGGTTCCTGTGACCCTGGAGGTACAGATACTGTGGACTAAAGTGGGCCTCCTGTCCAACCCACAGGCTCAAATACTGGGTGCACGGCACTTTTACCAGTGTCACCCCCTCAGG TTTCTAAACATGAGCACGGTACCTGTGGCAACTGTTGTTACCTTCACTGACATGACAGATTGGCCAGAACCTCCACGAGGCCAGCCCCAAAGGCACTGGAAACTCCCATTTGACATCTTTTTCCCATTCAAGATAGCCCTGAATGTAGAAAGAAGTTACAGAGGTGATCTGGCTGGGTATTTATTGTTGATTCTAATAATATAtggtattttctgcttttga